A genomic stretch from Frigoribacterium sp. PvP032 includes:
- the rplU gene encoding 50S ribosomal protein L21 translates to MAFAIVRAGGRQEKVEVGTILTVDRLKASASDTVSFVPVLHVDGDTILTGDDLAKVTVEGEVLNDLRGPKIVIQNYKNKTGYKRRMGFRADLTRVKITSITTK, encoded by the coding sequence ATGGCATTCGCAATCGTGCGCGCCGGCGGCCGTCAGGAGAAGGTCGAGGTCGGGACGATCCTGACCGTCGACCGCCTCAAGGCCTCGGCATCCGACACCGTCTCGTTCGTCCCCGTCCTGCACGTCGACGGCGACACGATCCTCACCGGCGACGACCTCGCGAAGGTCACCGTCGAGGGCGAGGTCCTGAACGACCTCCGCGGCCCGAAGATCGTCATCCAGAACTACAAGAACAAGACCGGCTACAAGCGTCGCATGGGCTTCCGTGCCGACCTGACCCGCGTCAAGATCACCTCGATCACCACCAAGTAG
- a CDS encoding DUF779 domain-containing protein, which produces MSTAAKEAGVGRPGPAPAPEAVAPPSRVDVSAEAAAFLVDLTAKHGPLMFHQSGGCCDGSSPMCYPVGFFRVGAVDVHLGDLHVDGLDPIEVYMSRSQFEYWKWTHLTIDVVPGRGAGFSVESPEGRRFLIRSRMLDDAEQAALGLVPGD; this is translated from the coding sequence ATGAGCACCGCAGCGAAGGAGGCGGGGGTCGGCCGGCCCGGCCCCGCCCCGGCTCCCGAGGCGGTCGCCCCGCCCTCGCGCGTCGACGTCTCGGCGGAGGCCGCGGCGTTCCTCGTCGACCTCACCGCGAAGCACGGCCCGCTGATGTTCCACCAGTCGGGCGGCTGCTGCGACGGCTCGTCGCCGATGTGCTACCCGGTGGGCTTCTTCAGGGTCGGCGCGGTCGACGTCCACCTGGGCGACCTGCACGTCGACGGGCTCGACCCGATCGAGGTGTACATGTCCCGCAGCCAGTTCGAGTACTGGAAGTGGACGCACCTCACCATCGACGTCGTCCCTGGCCGGGGTGCGGGCTTCTCGGTCGAGTCGCCGGAGGGGCGTCGGTTCCTCATCCGGTCGCGGATGCTCGACGACGCCGAGCAGGCGGCGCTGGGGCTGGTTCCCGGCGACTGA
- a CDS encoding aldehyde dehydrogenase family protein, giving the protein MTVTTPPSTYAQPGQPGAAVQFEARYDHFIGGEYVAPASGQYFENPSPVNGKPFTEVARGNAQDVDRAVEAAWRAFDSWKRTTITERAIILNKIADRMEANLEMLAVAETWDNGKPIRESLAADVPLAIDHFRYFAGAVRAQEGSTGEIDADTVAYHFHEPLGVVGQIIPWNFPLLMAVWKLAPALAAGNCVVLKPAEQTPASIHVFMDLIKDLLPAGVLNIVNGFGVEAGAPLASHPNIRKIAFTGETTTGRLIMQMASENLIPVTLELGGKSPNVFFADVADEQDAFYDKALEGFSFFNLNSGEVCTCPSRALVQQSIYDQFTADGIERVKKVKQGDPLSLDTMIGAQASNDQLEKILSYMDIGKQEGAKLLLGGDRADLGGDLTDGYYVNPTIFEGKNSMRIFQEEIFGPVLSLTSFSDYDDAIKIANDTLYGLGAGVWSRNGAQLYRAGRDIQAGRVWSNTYHQYPAGAAFGGYKQSGIGRENHKMMLDHYQQTKNLLVSYADGPMGFF; this is encoded by the coding sequence ATGACCGTCACCACTCCCCCGAGCACCTACGCGCAGCCGGGCCAGCCCGGCGCGGCCGTGCAGTTCGAGGCCCGCTACGACCACTTCATCGGCGGCGAGTACGTCGCCCCGGCGAGCGGTCAGTACTTCGAGAACCCCAGCCCCGTGAACGGCAAGCCCTTCACCGAGGTCGCCAGGGGCAACGCCCAGGACGTCGACCGCGCCGTCGAGGCCGCCTGGCGGGCGTTCGACTCCTGGAAGCGCACCACGATCACCGAGCGCGCGATCATCCTCAACAAGATCGCCGACCGGATGGAGGCGAACCTCGAGATGCTCGCCGTCGCCGAGACCTGGGACAACGGCAAGCCGATCCGCGAGTCGCTCGCCGCCGACGTGCCGCTGGCGATCGACCACTTCCGCTACTTCGCCGGCGCCGTCCGCGCCCAGGAGGGATCGACCGGCGAGATCGACGCCGACACGGTCGCCTACCACTTCCACGAGCCGCTCGGCGTGGTGGGCCAGATCATCCCCTGGAACTTCCCGCTGCTGATGGCCGTGTGGAAGCTCGCCCCCGCCCTCGCCGCCGGCAACTGCGTCGTGCTGAAGCCGGCCGAGCAGACCCCGGCCTCGATCCACGTGTTCATGGACCTGATCAAGGACCTGCTGCCCGCAGGCGTCCTGAACATCGTCAACGGCTTCGGCGTCGAGGCAGGAGCGCCCCTCGCGAGCCACCCGAACATCCGCAAGATCGCCTTCACCGGCGAGACGACCACGGGCCGGCTCATCATGCAGATGGCGAGCGAGAACCTCATCCCCGTCACCCTCGAGCTCGGCGGCAAGAGCCCGAACGTCTTCTTCGCCGACGTCGCCGACGAGCAGGACGCGTTCTACGACAAGGCGCTCGAGGGCTTCTCGTTCTTCAACCTCAACTCGGGCGAGGTCTGCACCTGCCCGTCCCGGGCGCTCGTGCAGCAGTCGATCTACGACCAGTTCACGGCCGACGGCATCGAGCGGGTGAAGAAGGTGAAGCAGGGCGACCCCCTGTCGCTCGACACGATGATCGGGGCGCAGGCCTCGAACGACCAGCTCGAGAAGATCCTCAGCTACATGGACATCGGCAAGCAGGAGGGCGCCAAGCTGCTGCTCGGCGGCGACCGCGCCGACCTCGGCGGCGACCTGACCGACGGCTACTACGTGAACCCGACGATCTTCGAGGGCAAGAACTCGATGCGCATCTTCCAGGAGGAGATCTTCGGCCCGGTCCTCAGCCTGACGAGCTTCTCCGACTACGACGACGCCATCAAGATCGCCAACGACACCCTCTACGGCCTCGGCGCCGGCGTGTGGAGCCGCAACGGCGCCCAGCTCTACCGGGCCGGCCGCGACATCCAGGCCGGTCGCGTCTGGTCGAACACGTACCACCAGTACCCCGCGGGAGCGGCGTTCGGCGGCTACAAGCAGTCGGGCATCGGCCGCGAGAACCACAAGATGATGCTCGACCACTACCAGCAGACGAAGAACCTGCTGGTCAGCTACGCGGACGGCCCGATGGGCTTCTTCTGA
- a CDS encoding helix-turn-helix domain-containing protein: protein MAATRPDPLTARASRGAERRLLLAASWQRAADQRVDPDALPRLELPDDDLAEWRREHPLALLLPVVRRLLLDDVEGSGLLVAVGDEHGRLLWVEGDRDARRRAESMLFVAGAGWAESRVGTSAPGTALALDRGVQIRGPEHFSHLVQEWSCTAVPVHDPADGRLIGVVDITGDDRAAGEQTLPLLRATVAAMEAELALARTHTNTRTRPHPNPHPYPHPRAHAAPGRGAPTPPRLDVLGRDEAVLRAGGRSTTLSARHSEILLLLAARPEGWSAAALAEAIWGEHGAVGTLRPELVRLRHVLEAAAPELVPSSRPYRLTGDLPTDADEVVQLLDRGSHRAALRAATGTLLPGSSAPGVEGLRDDLARRLGESLRTSGSADVLLQWIATAQGRDDDAARRELLRLLPPRSPRRAGLVAQLAATSADLP, encoded by the coding sequence ATGGCAGCGACCCGACCCGACCCGCTGACCGCGCGCGCGTCCCGCGGTGCCGAGCGCCGCCTCCTCCTCGCCGCGTCGTGGCAGAGGGCCGCGGACCAGCGCGTCGACCCCGACGCGCTCCCCCGGCTGGAGCTGCCCGACGACGACCTGGCCGAGTGGCGTCGCGAGCACCCGCTGGCTCTGCTGCTGCCGGTCGTCCGGCGCCTGCTGCTCGACGACGTCGAGGGCAGCGGGCTGCTGGTCGCCGTCGGCGACGAACACGGCCGCCTGCTCTGGGTCGAGGGCGACCGGGACGCACGGCGGCGCGCGGAGTCCATGCTGTTCGTCGCCGGGGCCGGCTGGGCCGAGTCGCGCGTCGGCACCTCCGCGCCGGGCACGGCGCTCGCACTCGACCGCGGCGTGCAGATCCGCGGCCCCGAGCACTTCTCCCACCTCGTGCAGGAGTGGAGCTGCACCGCCGTCCCGGTGCACGACCCTGCCGACGGGCGCCTCATCGGCGTGGTCGACATCACGGGCGACGACCGGGCCGCCGGCGAGCAGACCCTGCCGCTGCTCCGCGCGACGGTCGCGGCGATGGAGGCGGAGCTCGCCCTCGCGAGGACGCACACGAACACGCGAACACGCCCGCACCCGAATCCACACCCTTACCCGCACCCCCGCGCGCACGCCGCGCCCGGCCGTGGGGCTCCGACCCCGCCGAGACTCGACGTCCTCGGTCGCGACGAGGCGGTCCTCCGCGCAGGTGGCAGATCGACCACGCTCAGCGCGCGGCACTCGGAGATCCTCCTGCTGCTCGCCGCGCGGCCGGAGGGCTGGTCGGCCGCCGCCCTGGCCGAGGCGATCTGGGGCGAGCACGGCGCGGTCGGCACCCTGCGACCCGAGCTGGTCCGCCTCCGGCACGTCCTCGAGGCCGCAGCCCCCGAGCTGGTGCCGTCGTCCCGGCCGTACCGGCTGACCGGGGACCTCCCCACGGACGCCGACGAGGTCGTGCAGCTGCTCGACCGCGGGTCGCACCGGGCGGCGCTGCGCGCGGCGACCGGCACGCTCCTGCCGGGGTCGTCGGCGCCAGGGGTCGAGGGCCTCCGCGACGACCTGGCACGGCGCCTCGGGGAGTCGCTCCGCACCTCCGGGTCGGCCGACGTCCTGCTGCAGTGGATCGCGACCGCCCAGGGCCGCGACGACGACGCGGCCCGTCGCGAGCTGCTCCGCCTGCTGCCGCCCCGGTCGCCGCGCCGGGCCGGTCTCGTCGCGCAACTCGCCGCAACCTCCGCCGACCTACCCTGA
- a CDS encoding TraR/DksA family transcriptional regulator, producing MTDPAGQLRRTRDEAVALAERLLTDMEAVAEAREGANVDDEHDPEGSTIAYERSQLDAVRRSALERAADAEAALGRLADGTFGRCERCSARIGPARLEARPTARLCIDCAR from the coding sequence GTGACCGACCCCGCCGGGCAGCTGCGCCGAACCCGCGACGAGGCAGTCGCCCTGGCCGAGCGGCTGCTGACCGACATGGAGGCGGTGGCCGAGGCCCGCGAGGGAGCCAACGTCGACGACGAGCACGACCCCGAGGGCTCGACCATCGCGTACGAACGGTCGCAGCTCGACGCGGTCCGCCGCTCGGCGCTCGAGCGCGCCGCCGACGCGGAGGCAGCGCTCGGCCGGCTCGCCGACGGCACCTTCGGCCGCTGCGAACGCTGCTCGGCGCGGATCGGCCCGGCGCGGCTCGAGGCCCGGCCCACCGCCCGCCTCTGCATCGACTGCGCCCGCTGA